DNA from Danaus plexippus chromosome 6, MEX_DaPlex, whole genome shotgun sequence:
taaacaaatatgattaaaaaagtaatggatttgataatataaaacaaaacatgaaGGACTATTATAGCAAGTTCATGTAGATTTGAAAAACAGATAAGAGATTAGTTGATATTTGATAGAAATCACATCATATGAAACGCAATACATTTGACTGAATGAAACGAGATCATTGCGTCACAACAGCTACAGAATTTGTCGCGTCATACGTCACAGTATTTGCACTTTCTAATTAGGTTTGCGAATGGAGACGCAGCCCCCGGTGGCGTACGTGCGTGGACGCACGTTCACAACCAGGTTTTATTCCCGgcgatattattaaatcttatcatttgcaattaatgttttatagcgATAGTGCAAGCGAAACAATCTAATAGTTTTGCATATCACCGTCTCGTGGTGACGGCGTGATTAATGTTATAGAACATCTTCTTATTAGTTTGTTCTCATATCTGCTTGTACTATGTATAGTGTGCCGCCATCTTTTTGAATTGTCATTCTATTGTATGAAGAAATATGGAATTAATTCCACCTTCGCCCTTATTCTTTTTCACACTGCTCTGATATATAATCTGCGGCCATATTTGAGTTATTTCTgggtaatgtaataaaaaattcaacctAGTGATACCTAAAAATAAGTGTCAGAGTACACGAGACTCAAAATCTTGCACAGAGCAATGGAATTAACATTCTActgaaagcaaaataaaagtaaaatggctcttattataatatactgaatttatttacataagtttgaaataaaatattttataagttatgacTTTTAAATTCCATTAGTTTCGGTTTGAtttgaaatcatattttaCGAGCGTGTGAGCTACAAATTATGGTATTTAAGtccaatattatttcaaactattGTTATCTCAAATATTCCATTCGAGTTTCATGtaaaagaaaactaaataaaagctatctgttaataaaaaaatagaagatataaaaaatgttatcaaacACACGGCAACAGGTTTACGAACTGTGTGAAACGTCTCACGATAAGACGGCCAGCTGTGACATTGAACTCTCTAAACGAGGGGCGCGCTGGTGACGTAAGGGCTACGTCGTTACTTATCGTAATACAAACGCAATGTCAATTAAACATTCAATTTGTTACGTAATAACTAATAAGTTATGTGCCGAAATGACTGAACGAGCCGTTGATAAGGCCAGATAAGCTCGTACGATGtaaacatttcttttcttAAAACATGTTCTATGTCTCTCGATATAATCTCACGACGTCACAACGAATACGGAGCGTTAAAAgttattcattcataaatcttcccacaatataatattaatatagaggTCTGCTAAGAACATAGGAGTCATGTATCCTAAAAAGATCGTTTCAgtctattacataaaatacttgaaaatgaatatatatctaaacTATGTACTAAAAGATGCTTTATTGTAATACTTAATGTCTTCTTTCAGAACAAACAGCATTTGAGAACGAAAAGATCagacaataaaaattcattattgaGTTTGTACAAAGAAACAATCTCTTCACACTGATGTAGAATGTTATAGTAAACATATAGTTGTCGCTGATGAGATCCTTTGTCCCAGTGTCTGTTTCCttcataaaatactaaaacaaaggttctatgtattaaaaaacatacagaatgtatcaaatacaaaaagcTGATAAATTCTACgttgaatgaatgaatgttaTGAGTGAACGGAAAATGTATGATACTACTTATGATTTGATCTGTCAAAAATGTCACGCGTCAATATACTCtgagataaatattatctgattGTTTTagataacaaacattttattaatactctGTTCCAAACTGAatctatgaattatttaagcaTTTATCAAGCTACCACTAAGCCTAATCCGAGTTTGCATCGACCATCGTCACAGTACATACGATTCGTTTCTCGTATctcaataaatactataagattttaatgtgCCATGATTTAGGAATGAAACACTGTTAACGCTACTTAGACTGTGAGGATGCCAACTTCGACTAAGTATATTGTATACCAGTGGCGTGCATACCAGGgatgcaaataagcactgcATACTATACCCATACAAAAACTAAACttacattgtttaatttttacttatatacttttaatcacAAATTACGGAATAGGAATGATTATGACATAATATGTCATTTGATTAactatttagttttgttaaaagtgccatctatcAACTTAAAAAGTAACATTCACGATCGACCGCTGCTGGCGGCTGGCGCCACGTCTCAGCAGAAGCAGCCGTATGCAAAACTACTCGGTGCAtatattccatacaaataatCTCAAGGACGATCTACAGAACTCGTGTTGTATGCaggaaatatttgtatgttgtgGGAAAAAACTATGCCTGTGTTAGTATTCGAGAGGCACTGCCTCCTTAACCCTACTCGTTTAAAACGTCATAGAAACTGAGTTgatccaaataaaattttataagggaCTTTTTAATTGATCGGTATAtcgttcaaatattttttcaccatTTTGTTCTTTCTAACCGCAAGtgaataagtttaaattagctaattattgaattcattaacaaattatagcTGTGAGCTATGAAAGTGCATTCCACTCGTTTAAAAATGATGATATAACTAAAGAAGGCGTGTACCCTGTATTGTGTGTTACAAACGTCGCGTCGGTGTTGTATCTGATGTACAAATTTATCGACGATAGCCGCAATCTTAATGTCAATcgataaatatcattaaaaatataacggcGTAAGTGCGAATCGAACTTGCCTATCGTGGGTTCCCTACAAATCTGTGGCTGTATCTTGACATAGACGAACAAAAGTCTTGGCAGCTGAGAGATCCAGTAAGATTTCAATAAATCGATATTGATCCCTAAAATGGTATCTAATGTATATAACTCTTATTTAATCTATACGCTATGAGTCCGATAGTATAGCTCATGGAGATTAGATCTATCGATACAATTGAATTTGAGATACGTCTACAGTTTCCTGTacgttctaaatatatttgtattttttttatattatggacCAATGATATTTAATGAGGTATTACTCCAGTTATTCAacctcatttatttttgttttttttttttaatcactgCGAACTGTTTTTTCAATGTCAAAATGtctagtaaatattttatttagaaagttTTGATcgatttatacattttacacaATTTTGTCACACTCACCGGTACCAGTTAAATCTATGGTTAAAACGAAATGGGGGACTTCGAAACATATCAAAGCGGATGTTATTGTACTGGGGTGCAGTCTTCCAGGGATTGTGACcgcacataaattaaaaaagaaattcggTAACACCATGGATATTGTAGTTCTGGATTTAGCTGGAAGACAGACGAATGTGTCGAAATGCAACGTGGCGTTCCAAGAAGAAAACGAAGAGGAAGATGAGTGTGACGACACAGGAGAATCAAAAGTTTTTACAGACAGTATAACCAAACGTTACCTGTCTTTGTACGCGGCAGACTTTAATATACCTCTACCGGATGCTATTATGGCACCCGAAAGAGTACGTTCACCGCTAAATAAACTCTTCGAACACAGTAATGGCACAACGGTGGAATGTTTCACTGACTTTCATGATTtcaattatcttaatattttggaGAAATTTGAGCTCAATCAATATCAGAATCTGCTGAACGAGTACATGAAGGACTTGTTCCAACAAAACAATACCGATAATGATTCAAATAGGAAACGATTGCTTTATTATGATCACACCACCATGGAAGCACATATCTGCAGCTCCTTACTGTTCTCAAACTCGAGAGAATTAATGAGAAATACTGTCAGGCTCGTCTGCGGGACGTCGGCCGATAATATTTCCGTACTCTTTTATCTACATCAGTGCCACCGATCGAACAATTCTAGAAATCTTTTAGATGGAGACAATACGAAACTTCGAGAGAAACTTATAGGTTATTGTCGCAAGCGTCTAGCTGCTAAGTTGCAAAAGAGTGTCGCGAGCATAACATTAACAGCCAAATCTATAAACAAAATCAGCTCGTACTCTGACGAACAGGTTATACTGAAAACTATTAAGGGGGATACAAATTACGTTTGCAACCTCCTGGCAATGGCGGTAAAGCCGGACGAACTTCACAACATTGAAGTCGAAGCTCAACTGCTCTCAGATCAGATAATGAATATAACGGCGTCTATGAAACAGGGTATAGCGAAAAAGTTTTTGGTACAATACGAGGAACATTTTTGGAGACGCGAAGGTTATAGCGGTGACATTTTAAGTGTCCGAGGACCGATTCTTTGGGCTACTGAACGTCCCATAGTTTCATCGAAGGGAAGTCTTGAAAGATATGCTGCTTTGATCGGATATCTCCGAGTTAAAGAACCTGGAGGGGATTCCAGGGAGGCAGTCTTAAAACAATTGGTTAGGCTGTTTGGAAACGAAGCGGCTGAGCCAATTGGTTACAGAGAAACGATTATAGCCGATACTTACATTCCAAGATGTGGAGATTTTGTTGCTTTAAGACGATTGACGCGACAATCGAGGCCCAAGTTCCTGGAATGGGGCGCTTTGGATATTTTTGGCGATGGTGATGTAGCATCAGCATTGGAGGCCGGGCATATGGCTTACGTCCATTTGCTAGGTTGTTTGCGCCCGCAGGCTCAATCCTATGACGATTTAAGTACAACCGAATGGCCAACTAACTTAGGCTATAGTCCAATCAGGAAATTGTTGTCCCAATTGACGATTACAACGAGTTTGCGTTATATGGCCTATACAGCGGCAGCTTATGTAGGATTCCGTCTAATGCAGTCTCGC
Protein-coding regions in this window:
- the LOC116778998 gene encoding probable flavin-containing monoamine oxidase A → MVKTKWGTSKHIKADVIVLGCSLPGIVTAHKLKKKFGNTMDIVVLDLAGRQTNVSKCNVAFQEENEEEDECDDTGESKVFTDSITKRYLSLYAADFNIPLPDAIMAPERVRSPLNKLFEHSNGTTVECFTDFHDFNYLNILEKFELNQYQNLLNEYMKDLFQQNNTDNDSNRKRLLYYDHTTMEAHICSSLLFSNSRELMRNTVRLVCGTSADNISVLFYLHQCHRSNNSRNLLDGDNTKLREKLIGYCRKRLAAKLQKSVASITLTAKSINKISSYSDEQVILKTIKGDTNYVCNLLAMAVKPDELHNIEVEAQLLSDQIMNITASMKQGIAKKFLVQYEEHFWRREGYSGDILSVRGPILWATERPIVSSKGSLERYAALIGYLRVKEPGGDSREAVLKQLVRLFGNEAAEPIGYRETIIADTYIPRCGDFVALRRLTRQSRPKFLEWGALDIFGDGDVASALEAGHMAYVHLLGCLRPQAQSYDDLSTTEWPTNLGYSPIRKLLSQLTITTSLRYMAYTAAAYVGFRLMQSRLRN